The Montipora capricornis isolate CH-2021 chromosome 3, ASM3666992v2, whole genome shotgun sequence genome window below encodes:
- the LOC138042200 gene encoding gamma-aminobutyric acid receptor subunit beta-1-like produces the protein MARRYLNTTQVLDSLSAPDVYDKRIRPYHEGPRLNVSIYITVVSFGAIKEINMEFSLDIFFKQAWNDPRLKHELRKPILLSGSEKGHFWLPDTFFLNIKTAKFHHVPAANSRIVISPNGDIELSERLTVSASCRMNLRDYPLDTQTCVLEILSYSYDVTDMDYHWDDEKAVIILDDEMSEFELADCQSERKEVEYVIGTYTHLVAKFVFRRRLAYSFIQIYSPTFLIVVLSWLSFWISKDAVPARIALGITTVLTIVTLMGSLRNSVPKVSYIKAIDSYLIVSFIFVFGVLLEYVAVLMHSERKKSKAVKERSPSKDYSMAEKEIEDFNANRNSAVRVHRSQSSYSLPPRPKSTHGYPIRSPSSHSLPYKSVLRNSHSRQSVPGPAIQHSPYTTSPPRATILRYIPSLCLPLSSNNEVDIFDRIARILFPLSFFMFNIVYYLQYR, from the exons GTATCTGAACACTACTCAGGTGCTCGATTCACTGTCCGCGCCTGATGTGTACGATAAACGGATACGACCATATCACGAAG GTCCACGTTTGAATGTTTCAATATACATAACCGTCGTTTCCTTCGGAGCGATAAAGGAAATAAACATG GAATTTAGtcttgacatttttttcaagcaaGCCTGGAATGATCCAAGATTAAAGCATGAGCTTCGAAAGCCGATTTTGCTCTCTGGAAGCGAAAAAGGCCACTTCTGGCTTCCTGATACATTCTTCCTTAATATTAAAACCGCTAAATTTCACCATGTTCCTGCAGCAAATAGTAGAATTGTTATTAGTCCAAATGGAGATATCGAACTTAGTGAAAG GTTAACAGTTTCCGCGTCCTGTAGAATGAATTTAAGGGATTACCCTCTAGATACGCAAACCTGTGTTCTGGAAATTTTAAGCT aTTCATATGACGTCACTGATATGGATTATCACTGGGATGACGAAAAAGCTGTTATCATTTTGGATGATGAAATGTCAGAATTTGAGCTTGCTGACTGTCAAAGTGAGAGAAAAGAAGTGGAATACGTTATAG GTACATACACGCATTTGGTTGCcaagtttgttttcagaagAAGGCTAGCATACTCATTTATTCAAATCTACTCGCCTACCTTTTTAATTGtggttctttcttggttgtCATTCTGGATATCCAAAGATGCTGTCCCGGCCAGAATAGCCCTTGGTATTACTACAGTTCTTACCATTGTTACGCTGATGGGGTCACTCCGTAATTCTGTCCCAAAG GTTTCGTACATTAAGGCCATCGACTCCTACCTCATTGTATCGTTCATCTTTGTTTTCGGCGTTCTTCTGGAGTATGTAGCAGTTCTTATGCACAGCGAGAGAAAAAAATCCAAAGCGGTGAAAGAGCGGTCGCCATCGAAAGACTATTCGATGGCGGAAAAGGAAATAGAAGATTTCAACGCTAATAGAAACTCTGCAGTTCGTGTACATCGATCTCAATCCTCGTACAGTTTGCCACCTCGACCAAAGTCTACCCACGGTTATCCAATAAGGTCTCCTTCATCCCACAGTTTGCCATACAAGTCTGTCCTCAGGAATTCTCACTCAAGACAG AGTGTTCCAGGCCCCGCGATTCAGCACAGTCCGTACACCACAAGCCCGCCTCGAGCAACAATCCTTCGTTACATTCCCAGTCTCTGTCTGCCGCTGAGTTCCAACAATGAAGTCGATATTTTCGACAGAATTGCACGAATTCTTTTCCCGTTGAGCTTCTTCATGTTCAACATTGTATATTACTTACAATATAGATAA
- the LOC138042203 gene encoding uncharacterized protein produces MDASSFDNIKRAVKAQHFEDEKLDALRTSLGFSNCCLSADQVAELVKEFPFDDARLKCVEICAPRLYGTTCDQAATILRIFSFDKSKTQGLEFIASHITDNNLIALEGAFTFQGDKQRAREILMNRTPVGPPPPEPPKQRGCPPLPGGYPTGPEPGSFPGMPPEPGPYPVPAPYPGAPTYPGQNPYQMPGSHGAPPGMYPYPGQGGVQYPTGNVPLPGGSQCPPQGGFP; encoded by the coding sequence ATGGATGCAAGCAGCTTTGATAACATCAAGCGAGCCGTGAAAGCACAGCACTTTGAAGACGAGAAATTGGATGCGCTTCGAACCTCCCTCGGTTTTTCAAATTGTTGTTTGTCAGCCGATCAAGTTGCCGAGCTTGTAAAGGAGTTTCCTTTTGATGATGCGAGGCTGAAATGTGTGGAGATTTGTGCTCCAAGGCTGTATGGCACCACTTGCGATCAGGCAGCTACTATTCTGCGTATTTTCTCTTTCGATAAATCGAAAACACAAGGTTTGGAATTCATTGCAAGTCACATCACTGACAACAACTTAATTGCATTGGAGGGCGCTTTCACGTTCCAAGGTGACAAGCAGAGGGCCCGGGAAATTCTTATGAATCGTACACCGGTTGGTCCACCACCACCAGAGCCTCCGAAGCAACGTGGCTGTCCACCACTACCCGGAGGCTACCCCACCGGACCAGAACCGGGGAGTTTTCCAGGAATGCCACCAGAACCAGGACCGTATCCTGTGCCAGCGCCATATCCAGGGGCACCAACTTACCCTGGACAAAACCCCTATCAAATGCCAGGATCTCACGGAGCCCCTCCAGGAATGTATCCTTATCCAGGACAAGGGGGAGTACAGTATCCTACTGGTAATGTCCCACTCCCTGGTGGTTCTCAGTGTCCACCCCAAGGGGGTTTTCCTTAA